A window from Theropithecus gelada isolate Dixy chromosome 1, Tgel_1.0, whole genome shotgun sequence encodes these proteins:
- the SLC50A1 gene encoding sugar transporter SWEET1 isoform X11 has product MIQELGPQAHANDPECGQRPVPALSHHGSQAKVIQTKSTQCLSYPLTIATVLTSASWCLYGFRLRDPYIMVSNFPGIVTSFIRFWLFWKYPQEQDRNYWFLQT; this is encoded by the exons ATGATCCAAGAG CTCGGACCTCAGGCACATGCGAATGACCCGGAGTGTGGACAACGTCCAGTTCCTGCCCTTTCTCACCACGGAAGTCAA GCTAAGGTCATTCAGACTAAATCAACCCAATGTCTCTCCTACCCACTCACCATTGCTACCgttctcacctctgcctcctggtgccTCTATGGGTTTCGACTCAGAGATCCCTACATCATG GTGTCCAACTTTCCAGGAATCGTCACCAGCTTTATCCGCTTCTGGCTTTTCTGGAAGTACCCCCAGGAGCAAGACAGGAACTATTGGTTCCTGCAAACCTGA
- the SLC50A1 gene encoding sugar transporter SWEET1 isoform X8 has protein sequence MEELGPQAHANDPECGQRPVPALSHHGSQRVVLLQTATLLGVLLLGYGYFWLLVPNPEARLQQLGLFCSVFTISMYLSPLADLAKVIQTKSTQCLSYPLTIATVLTSASWCLYGFRLRDPYIMVSNFPGIVTSFIRFWLFWKYPQEQDRNYWFLQT, from the exons ATGGAGGAG CTCGGACCTCAGGCACATGCGAATGACCCGGAGTGTGGACAACGTCCAGTTCCTGCCCTTTCTCACCACGGAAGTCAA CGTGTTGTGCTCCTACAGACTGCAACCCTGCTAGGGGTCCTTCTCCTGGGTTATGGCTACTTTTGGCTCCTGGTACCCAACCCTGAGGCCCGGCTTCAGCAGCTGGGCCTCTTCTGCAGTGTCTTCACCATCAGCATGTACCTCTCACCATTGGCTGACTTG GCTAAGGTCATTCAGACTAAATCAACCCAATGTCTCTCCTACCCACTCACCATTGCTACCgttctcacctctgcctcctggtgccTCTATGGGTTTCGACTCAGAGATCCCTACATCATG GTGTCCAACTTTCCAGGAATCGTCACCAGCTTTATCCGCTTCTGGCTTTTCTGGAAGTACCCCCAGGAGCAAGACAGGAACTATTGGTTCCTGCAAACCTGA
- the SLC50A1 gene encoding sugar transporter SWEET1 isoform X1, translated as MEAGGFLDSLIYGACVVFTLGMFSAGLSDLRHMRMTRSVDNVQFLPFLTTEVNNLGWLSYGALKGDGILIVVNTVGAALQTLYILAYLHYCPRKRVVLLQTATLLGVLLLGYGYFWLLVPNPEARLQQLGLFCSVFTISMYLSPLADLAKVIQTKSTQCLSYPLTIATVLTSASWCLYGFRLRDPYIMVSNFPGIVTSFIRFWLFWKYPQEQDRNYWFLQT; from the exons ATGGAGGCGGGCGGCTTTCTGGACTCGCTCATCTACGGAGCATGCGTGGTCTTCACCCTTGGCATGTTCTCCGCCGGCCT CTCGGACCTCAGGCACATGCGAATGACCCGGAGTGTGGACAACGTCCAGTTCCTGCCCTTTCTCACCACGGAAGTCAA CAACCTGGGCTGGCTGAGTTATGGGGCCTTGAAGGGAGACGGGATCCTCATCGTCGTCAACACAGTGGGTGCTGCGCTTCAGACCCTGTATATCTTGGCATATCTGCATTACTGCCCTCGGAAG CGTGTTGTGCTCCTACAGACTGCAACCCTGCTAGGGGTCCTTCTCCTGGGTTATGGCTACTTTTGGCTCCTGGTACCCAACCCTGAGGCCCGGCTTCAGCAGCTGGGCCTCTTCTGCAGTGTCTTCACCATCAGCATGTACCTCTCACCATTGGCTGACTTG GCTAAGGTCATTCAGACTAAATCAACCCAATGTCTCTCCTACCCACTCACCATTGCTACCgttctcacctctgcctcctggtgccTCTATGGGTTTCGACTCAGAGATCCCTACATCATG GTGTCCAACTTTCCAGGAATCGTCACCAGCTTTATCCGCTTCTGGCTTTTCTGGAAGTACCCCCAGGAGCAAGACAGGAACTATTGGTTCCTGCAAACCTGA
- the SLC50A1 gene encoding sugar transporter SWEET1 isoform X6 yields MEAGGFLDSLIYGACVVFTLGMFSAGLSDLRHMRMTRSVDNVQFLPFLTTEVNNLGWLSYGALKGDGILIVVNTVGAALQTLYILAYLHYCPRKAKVIQTKSTQCLSYPLTIATVLTSASWCLYGFRLRDPYIMVSNFPGIVTSFIRFWLFWKYPQEQDRNYWFLQT; encoded by the exons ATGGAGGCGGGCGGCTTTCTGGACTCGCTCATCTACGGAGCATGCGTGGTCTTCACCCTTGGCATGTTCTCCGCCGGCCT CTCGGACCTCAGGCACATGCGAATGACCCGGAGTGTGGACAACGTCCAGTTCCTGCCCTTTCTCACCACGGAAGTCAA CAACCTGGGCTGGCTGAGTTATGGGGCCTTGAAGGGAGACGGGATCCTCATCGTCGTCAACACAGTGGGTGCTGCGCTTCAGACCCTGTATATCTTGGCATATCTGCATTACTGCCCTCGGAAG GCTAAGGTCATTCAGACTAAATCAACCCAATGTCTCTCCTACCCACTCACCATTGCTACCgttctcacctctgcctcctggtgccTCTATGGGTTTCGACTCAGAGATCCCTACATCATG GTGTCCAACTTTCCAGGAATCGTCACCAGCTTTATCCGCTTCTGGCTTTTCTGGAAGTACCCCCAGGAGCAAGACAGGAACTATTGGTTCCTGCAAACCTGA
- the SLC50A1 gene encoding sugar transporter SWEET1 isoform X9 has protein sequence MRGLHPWHVLRRPLGPQAHANDPECGQRPVPALSHHGSQRVVLLQTATLLGVLLLGYGYFWLLVPNPEARLQQLGLFCSVFTISMYLSPLADLAKVIQTKSTQCLSYPLTIATVLTSASWCLYGFRLRDPYIMQFL, from the exons ATGCGTGGTCTTCACCCTTGGCATGTTCTCCGCCGGCCT CTCGGACCTCAGGCACATGCGAATGACCCGGAGTGTGGACAACGTCCAGTTCCTGCCCTTTCTCACCACGGAAGTCAA CGTGTTGTGCTCCTACAGACTGCAACCCTGCTAGGGGTCCTTCTCCTGGGTTATGGCTACTTTTGGCTCCTGGTACCCAACCCTGAGGCCCGGCTTCAGCAGCTGGGCCTCTTCTGCAGTGTCTTCACCATCAGCATGTACCTCTCACCATTGGCTGACTTG GCTAAGGTCATTCAGACTAAATCAACCCAATGTCTCTCCTACCCACTCACCATTGCTACCgttctcacctctgcctcctggtgccTCTATGGGTTTCGACTCAGAGATCCCTACATCATG CAGTTCTTGTGA
- the SLC50A1 gene encoding sugar transporter SWEET1 isoform X7, translating into MRGLHPWHVLRRPLGPQAHANDPECGQRPVPALSHHGSQRVVLLQTATLLGVLLLGYGYFWLLVPNPEARLQQLGLFCSVFTISMYLSPLADLAKVIQTKSTQCLSYPLTIATVLTSASWCLYGFRLRDPYIMVSNFPGIVTSFIRFWLFWKYPQEQDRNYWFLQT; encoded by the exons ATGCGTGGTCTTCACCCTTGGCATGTTCTCCGCCGGCCT CTCGGACCTCAGGCACATGCGAATGACCCGGAGTGTGGACAACGTCCAGTTCCTGCCCTTTCTCACCACGGAAGTCAA CGTGTTGTGCTCCTACAGACTGCAACCCTGCTAGGGGTCCTTCTCCTGGGTTATGGCTACTTTTGGCTCCTGGTACCCAACCCTGAGGCCCGGCTTCAGCAGCTGGGCCTCTTCTGCAGTGTCTTCACCATCAGCATGTACCTCTCACCATTGGCTGACTTG GCTAAGGTCATTCAGACTAAATCAACCCAATGTCTCTCCTACCCACTCACCATTGCTACCgttctcacctctgcctcctggtgccTCTATGGGTTTCGACTCAGAGATCCCTACATCATG GTGTCCAACTTTCCAGGAATCGTCACCAGCTTTATCCGCTTCTGGCTTTTCTGGAAGTACCCCCAGGAGCAAGACAGGAACTATTGGTTCCTGCAAACCTGA
- the SLC50A1 gene encoding sugar transporter SWEET1 isoform X5: MRGLHPCNLGWLSYGALKGDGILIVVNTVGAALQTLYILAYLHYCPRKRVVLLQTATLLGVLLLGYGYFWLLVPNPEARLQQLGLFCSVFTISMYLSPLADLAKVIQTKSTQCLSYPLTIATVLTSASWCLYGFRLRDPYIMVSNFPGIVTSFIRFWLFWKYPQEQDRNYWFLQT, encoded by the exons ATGCGTGGTCTTCACCCTTG CAACCTGGGCTGGCTGAGTTATGGGGCCTTGAAGGGAGACGGGATCCTCATCGTCGTCAACACAGTGGGTGCTGCGCTTCAGACCCTGTATATCTTGGCATATCTGCATTACTGCCCTCGGAAG CGTGTTGTGCTCCTACAGACTGCAACCCTGCTAGGGGTCCTTCTCCTGGGTTATGGCTACTTTTGGCTCCTGGTACCCAACCCTGAGGCCCGGCTTCAGCAGCTGGGCCTCTTCTGCAGTGTCTTCACCATCAGCATGTACCTCTCACCATTGGCTGACTTG GCTAAGGTCATTCAGACTAAATCAACCCAATGTCTCTCCTACCCACTCACCATTGCTACCgttctcacctctgcctcctggtgccTCTATGGGTTTCGACTCAGAGATCCCTACATCATG GTGTCCAACTTTCCAGGAATCGTCACCAGCTTTATCCGCTTCTGGCTTTTCTGGAAGTACCCCCAGGAGCAAGACAGGAACTATTGGTTCCTGCAAACCTGA
- the SLC50A1 gene encoding sugar transporter SWEET1 isoform X3: MRGLHPCSDLRHMRMTRSVDNVQFLPFLTTEVNNLGWLSYGALKGDGILIVVNTVGAALQTLYILAYLHYCPRKRVVLLQTATLLGVLLLGYGYFWLLVPNPEARLQQLGLFCSVFTISMYLSPLADLAKVIQTKSTQCLSYPLTIATVLTSASWCLYGFRLRDPYIMVSNFPGIVTSFIRFWLFWKYPQEQDRNYWFLQT; the protein is encoded by the exons ATGCGTGGTCTTCACCCTTG CTCGGACCTCAGGCACATGCGAATGACCCGGAGTGTGGACAACGTCCAGTTCCTGCCCTTTCTCACCACGGAAGTCAA CAACCTGGGCTGGCTGAGTTATGGGGCCTTGAAGGGAGACGGGATCCTCATCGTCGTCAACACAGTGGGTGCTGCGCTTCAGACCCTGTATATCTTGGCATATCTGCATTACTGCCCTCGGAAG CGTGTTGTGCTCCTACAGACTGCAACCCTGCTAGGGGTCCTTCTCCTGGGTTATGGCTACTTTTGGCTCCTGGTACCCAACCCTGAGGCCCGGCTTCAGCAGCTGGGCCTCTTCTGCAGTGTCTTCACCATCAGCATGTACCTCTCACCATTGGCTGACTTG GCTAAGGTCATTCAGACTAAATCAACCCAATGTCTCTCCTACCCACTCACCATTGCTACCgttctcacctctgcctcctggtgccTCTATGGGTTTCGACTCAGAGATCCCTACATCATG GTGTCCAACTTTCCAGGAATCGTCACCAGCTTTATCCGCTTCTGGCTTTTCTGGAAGTACCCCCAGGAGCAAGACAGGAACTATTGGTTCCTGCAAACCTGA
- the SLC50A1 gene encoding sugar transporter SWEET1 isoform X2, which translates to MRGLHPWHVLRRPLGPQAHANDPECGQRPVPALSHHGSQVRGRRLRNLGWLSYGALKGDGILIVVNTVGAALQTLYILAYLHYCPRKRVVLLQTATLLGVLLLGYGYFWLLVPNPEARLQQLGLFCSVFTISMYLSPLADLAKVIQTKSTQCLSYPLTIATVLTSASWCLYGFRLRDPYIMVSNFPGIVTSFIRFWLFWKYPQEQDRNYWFLQT; encoded by the exons ATGCGTGGTCTTCACCCTTGGCATGTTCTCCGCCGGCCT CTCGGACCTCAGGCACATGCGAATGACCCGGAGTGTGGACAACGTCCAGTTCCTGCCCTTTCTCACCACGGAAGTCAAGTGAGGGGGCGACGGCTGCG CAACCTGGGCTGGCTGAGTTATGGGGCCTTGAAGGGAGACGGGATCCTCATCGTCGTCAACACAGTGGGTGCTGCGCTTCAGACCCTGTATATCTTGGCATATCTGCATTACTGCCCTCGGAAG CGTGTTGTGCTCCTACAGACTGCAACCCTGCTAGGGGTCCTTCTCCTGGGTTATGGCTACTTTTGGCTCCTGGTACCCAACCCTGAGGCCCGGCTTCAGCAGCTGGGCCTCTTCTGCAGTGTCTTCACCATCAGCATGTACCTCTCACCATTGGCTGACTTG GCTAAGGTCATTCAGACTAAATCAACCCAATGTCTCTCCTACCCACTCACCATTGCTACCgttctcacctctgcctcctggtgccTCTATGGGTTTCGACTCAGAGATCCCTACATCATG GTGTCCAACTTTCCAGGAATCGTCACCAGCTTTATCCGCTTCTGGCTTTTCTGGAAGTACCCCCAGGAGCAAGACAGGAACTATTGGTTCCTGCAAACCTGA
- the SLC50A1 gene encoding sugar transporter SWEET1 isoform X10, with protein sequence MRGLHPWHVLRRPLGPQAHANDPECGQRPVPALSHHGSQAKVIQTKSTQCLSYPLTIATVLTSASWCLYGFRLRDPYIMVSNFPGIVTSFIRFWLFWKYPQEQDRNYWFLQT encoded by the exons ATGCGTGGTCTTCACCCTTGGCATGTTCTCCGCCGGCCT CTCGGACCTCAGGCACATGCGAATGACCCGGAGTGTGGACAACGTCCAGTTCCTGCCCTTTCTCACCACGGAAGTCAA GCTAAGGTCATTCAGACTAAATCAACCCAATGTCTCTCCTACCCACTCACCATTGCTACCgttctcacctctgcctcctggtgccTCTATGGGTTTCGACTCAGAGATCCCTACATCATG GTGTCCAACTTTCCAGGAATCGTCACCAGCTTTATCCGCTTCTGGCTTTTCTGGAAGTACCCCCAGGAGCAAGACAGGAACTATTGGTTCCTGCAAACCTGA
- the SLC50A1 gene encoding sugar transporter SWEET1 isoform X4, whose amino-acid sequence MRMTRSVDNVQFLPFLTTEVNNLGWLSYGALKGDGILIVVNTVGAALQTLYILAYLHYCPRKTATLLGVLLLGYGYFWLLVPNPEARLQQLGLFCSVFTISMYLSPLADLAKVIQTKSTQCLSYPLTIATVLTSASWCLYGFRLRDPYIMVSNFPGIVTSFIRFWLFWKYPQEQDRNYWFLQT is encoded by the exons ATGCGAATGACCCGGAGTGTGGACAACGTCCAGTTCCTGCCCTTTCTCACCACGGAAGTCAA CAACCTGGGCTGGCTGAGTTATGGGGCCTTGAAGGGAGACGGGATCCTCATCGTCGTCAACACAGTGGGTGCTGCGCTTCAGACCCTGTATATCTTGGCATATCTGCATTACTGCCCTCGGAAG ACTGCAACCCTGCTAGGGGTCCTTCTCCTGGGTTATGGCTACTTTTGGCTCCTGGTACCCAACCCTGAGGCCCGGCTTCAGCAGCTGGGCCTCTTCTGCAGTGTCTTCACCATCAGCATGTACCTCTCACCATTGGCTGACTTG GCTAAGGTCATTCAGACTAAATCAACCCAATGTCTCTCCTACCCACTCACCATTGCTACCgttctcacctctgcctcctggtgccTCTATGGGTTTCGACTCAGAGATCCCTACATCATG GTGTCCAACTTTCCAGGAATCGTCACCAGCTTTATCCGCTTCTGGCTTTTCTGGAAGTACCCCCAGGAGCAAGACAGGAACTATTGGTTCCTGCAAACCTGA
- the DPM3 gene encoding dolichol-phosphate mannosyltransferase subunit 3 isoform X1, producing MGDVGQRGALFSFLAVTMTKLAQWLWGLAILGSTWAALTTGALGLELPLSCQEVLWPLPAYLLVSAGCYALATVGYRVATFHDCEDAARELQSQIQEARADLARRGLRF from the exons ATGGGAGACGTGGGGCAGAG gggagcattgttttcttttctcgcAGTGACCATGACGAAATTAGCGCAGTGGCTTTGGGGACTGGCGATCCTGGGCTCCACCTGGGCGGCCCTGACTACGGGAGCCTTGGGCCTGGAGCTGCCCTTGTCCTGCCAGGAAGTCCTGTGGCCACTGCCCGCCTACTTGCTGGTGTCCGCCGGCTGCTATGCCCTGGCCACTGTGGGCTATCGTGTGGCCACTTTTCATGACTGCGAGGACGCCGCACGCGAGCTGCAGAGCCAGATACAGGAGGCCCGAGCCGACTTAGCCCGCAGGGGGCTGCGCTTCTGA
- the DPM3 gene encoding dolichol-phosphate mannosyltransferase subunit 3 isoform X2 has translation MTKLAQWLWGLAILGSTWAALTTGALGLELPLSCQEVLWPLPAYLLVSAGCYALATVGYRVATFHDCEDAARELQSQIQEARADLARRGLRF, from the coding sequence ATGACGAAATTAGCGCAGTGGCTTTGGGGACTGGCGATCCTGGGCTCCACCTGGGCGGCCCTGACTACGGGAGCCTTGGGCCTGGAGCTGCCCTTGTCCTGCCAGGAAGTCCTGTGGCCACTGCCCGCCTACTTGCTGGTGTCCGCCGGCTGCTATGCCCTGGCCACTGTGGGCTATCGTGTGGCCACTTTTCATGACTGCGAGGACGCCGCACGCGAGCTGCAGAGCCAGATACAGGAGGCCCGAGCCGACTTAGCCCGCAGGGGGCTGCGCTTCTGA